The following are from one region of the candidate division WOR-3 bacterium genome:
- a CDS encoding PAS domain S-box protein: protein MDRNVKIAADDLIKYNPSAIIAASPEGKIVYANLAFIKLTGYSKDEMLKKTRLTALLPEKNINSIIKTNTKTLESNIPAQLVSLVKKDGKTEECIAEISFSEFKKKKTTFFLFSKINDVDEIIFKSVETRRKRGEGSYEVFRELVRKINPPLLKIETHFKTMTLERKYSEPEFKDAFNAVDEAIKTVNRKIRYLFSIGNFSSDCYDILDLAEIADELRVYYKNIYKKVLIKIFIKKKPVKIRGVKELMMTAVRNICDNSIEAMKAEGVIEITISSGKKSVYLGIKDTGGGIREDVFANLFNSITTKKKGFGLGLKDSLEIAQLFSGELSAENFPGEGALFNFNFPSIENVS from the coding sequence ATGGATAGAAATGTAAAAATAGCGGCTGATGATCTTATAAAATATAACCCCTCCGCAATAATTGCGGCGAGCCCCGAGGGAAAGATAGTTTATGCAAATCTGGCTTTCATTAAACTAACAGGATACAGCAAAGATGAGATGTTAAAAAAAACAAGACTTACTGCTTTACTTCCTGAAAAAAATATCAACTCTATCATCAAAACCAATACAAAAACCTTAGAAAGTAATATCCCTGCACAGTTAGTATCCCTTGTAAAAAAAGACGGAAAAACAGAGGAGTGCATTGCTGAAATATCCTTTTCTGAGTTTAAAAAAAAGAAAACAACATTTTTTTTATTCAGCAAAATAAATGATGTCGACGAAATAATATTTAAAAGTGTCGAAACACGCCGAAAACGCGGTGAAGGTTCTTACGAAGTTTTCAGAGAACTGGTCAGAAAAATCAACCCTCCTCTTCTGAAAATCGAGACGCATTTCAAGACCATGACTTTAGAAAGAAAATATTCTGAGCCGGAATTCAAGGATGCTTTTAACGCCGTAGACGAGGCTATAAAAACGGTCAACAGAAAAATAAGATATCTTTTTTCAATCGGAAATTTCAGTTCAGACTGTTATGACATTCTGGATTTAGCTGAAATTGCTGACGAGTTGAGGGTATATTACAAAAATATCTATAAGAAAGTATTGATAAAGATATTTATAAAGAAGAAACCTGTAAAAATCAGAGGTGTAAAAGAGCTGATGATGACAGCTGTCAGAAATATCTGCGACAATTCAATCGAAGCCATGAAAGCCGAAGGTGTAATTGAAATAACTATATCGTCAGGGAAAAAGAGTGTTTATTTAGGCATCAAAGATACAGGCGGCGGAATCAGGGAAGATGTTTTTGCAAATCTTTTCAATTCTATAACGACCAAAAAAAAAGGATTCGGTTTAGGACTCAAGGACAGTCTTGAAATAGCCCAATTATTTTCAGGGGAACTGTCTGCAGAAAACTTTCCGGGCGAAGGAGCGCTCTTTAACTTCAATTTTCCGTCAATCGAAAATGTTTCGTGA
- a CDS encoding sigma-54-dependent Fis family transcriptional regulator — MRKRLDLVLADDDINYAKYTSKNIAERLKISVKFVCRVEDALKLIKAENPRLALIDIVFENDMRFPTGLHIVEKISSLVDTDFVILTGSDSIEQVFRAGQLAVKSVVRKSADITFLLSVIRELIDKSIEREKNQGSFALPRFIGISEKMSWIRKQIETAGKSDLPVLITGETGVGKDVTARLIHLNGSRKEKPFMVFDAGSVETSLVSKELFGNVKNAFTGAETATPGIFKEADKGTLFIDEIGNMSPEIQKYLLRALNKPQKIRPVGSSIEIGVDVRVILATNKDIKGLCRDGCFRNDLYARIDNPLRINIPPLRERRDDVPALFEHFLRNRAASGMKTPKFSKDAKDFLYRIYAWPMNVREVDQFVGGMGEKTEDNREFDLDTVLENLQILKSERVSEDKTEVNEGKSFEFFRDMTLKMAKEEMEFQSLKHHLEKNGYKTGLAAKSLGISRTHLFRLMKKHSKKLGITEDKMQDF; from the coding sequence ATGAGAAAAAGGCTTGATCTCGTATTGGCAGACGATGATATTAATTACGCCAAATATACATCAAAAAACATAGCCGAAAGGCTTAAAATATCCGTCAAGTTCGTTTGCAGGGTAGAAGATGCCCTGAAGCTCATAAAAGCTGAAAATCCGAGGCTGGCACTTATCGACATAGTGTTCGAAAACGATATGCGTTTTCCAACCGGGCTTCACATTGTAGAAAAAATTTCTTCTCTTGTCGACACAGACTTCGTCATTCTTACTGGCTCTGACTCTATCGAACAGGTATTTAGAGCAGGTCAGCTCGCCGTTAAAAGTGTCGTCAGAAAATCCGCAGATATCACGTTTCTCTTGTCTGTCATCAGGGAACTCATTGATAAATCAATCGAAAGAGAAAAAAACCAGGGATCTTTCGCCCTTCCCAGATTTATAGGAATATCTGAAAAGATGTCGTGGATAAGAAAACAGATAGAAACAGCCGGAAAGAGCGACCTTCCTGTATTGATAACTGGCGAGACAGGCGTCGGTAAAGACGTAACGGCGAGGTTGATACACCTCAACGGCAGCAGAAAAGAAAAGCCATTCATGGTCTTCGACGCGGGGTCTGTTGAGACGTCTCTTGTTTCAAAGGAACTTTTTGGTAACGTCAAAAACGCTTTTACAGGTGCTGAAACCGCAACTCCGGGTATTTTCAAAGAAGCGGACAAGGGGACTCTTTTTATTGACGAAATAGGCAATATGTCCCCGGAAATTCAGAAATATCTTCTCAGGGCCCTGAATAAACCACAGAAAATTAGACCCGTGGGTTCATCCATCGAGATAGGAGTTGACGTGAGGGTAATTCTTGCGACGAACAAAGATATAAAAGGTCTTTGCAGGGATGGATGTTTTAGGAACGACCTCTACGCGAGGATTGACAATCCGCTGAGAATCAACATTCCCCCATTGAGGGAAAGGAGAGATGATGTTCCGGCATTGTTCGAACATTTCTTGAGAAATAGAGCGGCATCCGGAATGAAAACGCCTAAGTTTTCAAAAGATGCGAAAGATTTTTTATACAGGATCTATGCCTGGCCGATGAACGTGAGAGAAGTGGATCAGTTCGTTGGCGGAATGGGAGAAAAAACGGAAGACAATCGAGAATTTGATCTCGATACGGTTCTGGAAAATCTTCAGATATTGAAAAGTGAAAGAGTTTCAGAGGACAAAACCGAGGTGAACGAAGGAAAATCTTTTGAATTTTTCAGGGACATGACGTTAAAAATGGCGAAAGAAGAAATGGAGTTTCAATCCTTGAAACACCATCTGGAAAAAAACGGCTACAAAACAGGCCTTGCAGCCAAGAGTCTCGGCATATCGAGGACGCACCTTTTCAGATTGATGAAAAAGCACTCAAAAAAACTCGGTATTACAGAAGACAAAATGCAGGATTTCTGA
- a CDS encoding PAS domain-containing protein: MTKKTFLDSTSTAIVLTDSEGKILLVNPACERLYGIEKNSIEGQNIEFFFCDSSEALVSAIYSQISLTGEYSDLLTHRKKGGEEFYALMQGSRAEISEKAFSGVVFSIHDLTDLLKYRFEVTTARDEKIVLQRKEWQKTARKIIHDIKTPIATVGSVLNAIHFKLDKKDKFFFEESLSDLIEIEKTLKSLLSGG, encoded by the coding sequence TTGACAAAAAAAACATTTTTAGACTCAACTTCTACTGCTATAGTCCTCACTGATTCAGAGGGCAAAATCCTCCTGGTCAATCCGGCTTGTGAAAGGCTTTACGGAATAGAAAAAAACAGTATTGAAGGGCAAAATATTGAATTTTTTTTCTGTGACAGCTCTGAAGCTTTGGTTTCTGCAATATATAGCCAAATATCTTTAACAGGGGAATACTCGGATCTCTTGACTCACAGAAAAAAAGGAGGGGAAGAATTTTACGCGCTGATGCAGGGCTCGAGGGCTGAAATTTCAGAAAAAGCCTTTTCCGGAGTCGTTTTTTCAATCCATGATCTTACAGATTTACTGAAATACCGATTTGAAGTCACAACTGCCAGAGACGAAAAAATTGTTCTTCAGAGAAAAGAATGGCAGAAAACCGCGAGAAAAATCATACATGACATAAAAACACCAATCGCCACCGTGGGTTCAGTACTCAATGCGATTCATTTCAAATTAGATAAAAAAGACAAATTTTTTTTTGAGGAATCGCTTTCGGATCTTATAGAAATCGAAAAAACGCTAAAATCGCTTTTATCCGGTGGATAA
- a CDS encoding tetratricopeptide repeat protein, which produces MFIRDKELTRIKNISNKFRNKEKFGGIVYLYGPAGMGKAFLLNKFCDDEKDFFNICYMQTDNVLKKDMNPFVFFFENFFEQDILKTERERKESYERIYTGFLDSLSEKNDTVIINEIKRIKSILAGLIGIYYNNSLFESLTPKDKYISIKIAVKEFFKALSLLKPVIIVLENVQWLDQESLNFFRIFFRNIERFPILIIASGESEQSNVLSINIDSKIKTTPIELKKFSLMTVKKMIKAILEKSCAERVCREIAEKAEYNPFLIEQICLYSKEQRLIKFSGKSYDFSNGAGFSFVKSEAMIFSRIDSLAENVKNFLLTSSALGKSCPSYLISGISELLQGTRGEKTISESVEKAKSYKGECFEVNEISHIFNVMTGIKDIFISKYGEKIKEIHRLAMRIYKEKPSEIYTENLGYLFEKIDNKRKAFESYSKSGEYAMERYSLDTALSLFRKALSISGEDANLAIPVYISISKVYFEKSDFSKSLEYLNKAMEHAKRIGSRSDLAEIYICLGKIYHRKAEFKTATEFFKRALLLKNKLLGVKHPDCAKLSILIGRVAFDWGRKCKKAVDSFEKALAVQIEILGNNHLDTSNTFNDLGIVYGYKGEYVKALECLDKAQCVDTKNESIKKITVAKNLNNRAVIFYNNKKYKKSFENALKALEIYREILGEKHYLTAYAYHNTASILDNIDKEDKRILEFYRISNTIFKELSGEEHIDVAVSYNNIGSFHLGKKDYSKAAKYFDKAYKIYLNRLGEKNYLTALTLNQTGKCFYFTKHYNKATIFFKKALAGCKGDSEDAAALRTEIYSYLSEVYKKEGFLKKASYYRRKIRIETRKKK; this is translated from the coding sequence ATGTTTATTAGAGACAAAGAACTGACAAGAATCAAGAATATATCGAATAAATTTAGAAATAAAGAGAAGTTTGGAGGAATAGTCTATCTATACGGCCCAGCCGGGATGGGAAAGGCTTTTCTATTGAACAAATTTTGTGATGATGAGAAGGACTTTTTCAACATCTGCTACATGCAAACCGACAATGTTTTGAAAAAGGATATGAATCCTTTCGTTTTTTTCTTCGAAAATTTCTTCGAACAGGACATTTTGAAGACAGAAAGAGAAAGAAAAGAAAGTTATGAAAGAATTTACACTGGTTTTTTGGATTCTCTATCGGAAAAAAATGATACAGTCATTATTAACGAGATAAAAAGAATAAAATCAATTCTCGCTGGACTTATTGGGATTTACTATAATAATTCTCTGTTCGAATCTCTGACGCCTAAAGATAAGTATATTTCGATAAAAATTGCTGTAAAAGAATTTTTCAAAGCCCTGAGCCTTCTGAAGCCTGTGATAATTGTTCTGGAAAATGTCCAATGGCTTGATCAAGAATCCTTGAATTTTTTCCGTATATTTTTCAGGAATATTGAAAGATTCCCGATTTTGATTATAGCGTCAGGCGAATCTGAACAGAGCAATGTTTTGAGTATCAATATTGATTCGAAAATAAAAACCACGCCCATAGAGTTGAAGAAATTTTCTTTGATGACCGTAAAAAAAATGATCAAGGCGATTCTGGAAAAGTCTTGTGCCGAGAGAGTTTGCAGAGAGATAGCCGAAAAAGCCGAATACAACCCTTTTCTGATTGAACAGATTTGTCTTTATTCAAAGGAACAGAGGTTGATTAAATTTTCCGGAAAATCTTATGATTTCAGCAATGGAGCAGGTTTTTCTTTTGTGAAATCAGAAGCAATGATTTTTTCGAGAATTGATTCCCTTGCAGAAAACGTAAAAAACTTTTTGCTTACGTCTTCCGCTTTGGGAAAAAGTTGCCCGTCTTACTTAATCTCAGGCATATCAGAATTGCTTCAAGGTACAAGGGGGGAAAAAACCATTTCCGAGAGTGTTGAAAAGGCTAAATCTTACAAAGGGGAATGTTTTGAGGTCAACGAAATAAGTCATATATTCAACGTAATGACTGGAATAAAAGATATTTTCATATCCAAATACGGTGAAAAAATAAAAGAAATACACAGATTGGCGATGAGAATATATAAGGAAAAGCCCAGTGAAATTTACACGGAAAATTTAGGTTACCTCTTTGAAAAGATCGACAATAAAAGAAAAGCTTTCGAAAGCTATTCAAAATCGGGCGAATATGCAATGGAAAGATACTCGCTTGATACAGCCCTTTCTTTGTTTCGAAAAGCTTTATCTATATCCGGGGAAGATGCGAATCTCGCAATTCCTGTTTACATATCAATCAGCAAAGTATATTTTGAAAAATCGGATTTCAGCAAATCACTCGAATACTTAAACAAAGCTATGGAGCATGCAAAAAGAATCGGGTCCCGATCGGACCTTGCGGAAATTTATATATGCCTTGGGAAAATTTACCACAGAAAAGCCGAATTCAAAACAGCAACTGAATTTTTCAAACGTGCACTTTTGTTGAAAAATAAATTGCTGGGAGTAAAGCATCCCGACTGCGCAAAACTCAGCATCTTAATCGGAAGAGTAGCATTTGACTGGGGCAGAAAATGCAAAAAAGCAGTTGATAGCTTTGAAAAAGCCCTTGCCGTTCAAATTGAAATACTTGGGAACAACCACTTAGACACATCGAATACATTCAACGACTTGGGAATAGTATACGGCTATAAAGGAGAGTATGTAAAAGCTCTGGAGTGCCTGGACAAAGCTCAATGCGTTGATACAAAAAACGAAAGCATAAAGAAAATTACTGTTGCAAAAAATCTCAACAACAGGGCGGTAATATTTTATAACAATAAAAAATACAAAAAATCATTTGAAAATGCATTGAAAGCCCTTGAGATATATAGAGAAATTCTTGGTGAAAAGCATTATCTCACGGCATACGCGTATCATAATACTGCTTCAATTCTTGATAATATCGATAAAGAAGACAAAAGAATTCTTGAATTTTATCGGATTTCAAACACAATTTTTAAAGAACTTTCAGGAGAAGAGCACATAGATGTTGCCGTTTCATACAACAATATCGGTTCATTCCATCTGGGAAAAAAGGATTATTCCAAAGCCGCGAAATACTTCGATAAAGCTTACAAAATTTATCTAAATAGATTGGGAGAAAAAAACTACCTGACTGCACTTACCCTCAACCAGACAGGGAAATGCTTTTATTTCACAAAACATTATAACAAGGCGACAATATTTTTCAAAAAAGCACTTGCCGGATGCAAAGGCGACTCTGAAGATGCTGCTGCTCTCAGAACAGAAATATACTCTTATCTCAGCGAGGTCTATAAAAAAGAGGGATTTTTAAAAAAGGCATCTTATTACAGGAGAAAAATTCGGATTGAAACAAGGAAGAAAAAATAA